The sequence below is a genomic window from Synechococcus sp. PCC 7335.
CGCTCCATGTTCAAGCCTGCTTCATCAAGGTCACGGATGACACGCTCTGCTTCGGCACGAGTTTTGAACACACCGACGGCGCGTTGATACTGGCCCGTTGTAGCCTGAGGTGTAGGTTGGTTGGTATTTTGAATGACCATTTAGATTTCTCCTTACTTACTGCTTTTTCTTTCTTTTATGCACCCTTTAGGAGCTACGCTATTCCGCTGCCGGTGCGATCTCGACATCTACAGCGACAGACTCAACGCCTAGAATCTCTCCTGCCAAGGGTTCAATCGTTTCGTATTCTTTCTCACTAGGAACGGTTCCTGATATTGCGACGTTGCCATCTTCAGCATCAATCGTCAGCTTACCTCTAGGAATATTCGCCTCTAGCTTGGCGCGGACCTCACTCTCTATATCAGAATCAGCACGTTCCCCTTCATCGCCTAAGACTTCATTGCGCTGCTCACGCGCTCTAAT
It includes:
- a CDS encoding BON domain-containing protein — its product is MKKTITTVLAGVLMLGVAACDTARTSADAPSDVGGEVETPAAVEETVEDAESEVRQAQLDSDIRAREQRNEVLGDEGERADSDIESEVRAKLEANIPRGKLTIDAEDGNVAISGTVPSEKEYETIEPLAGEILGVESVAVDVEIAPAAE